A region from the Bos indicus isolate NIAB-ARS_2022 breed Sahiwal x Tharparkar chromosome 14, NIAB-ARS_B.indTharparkar_mat_pri_1.0, whole genome shotgun sequence genome encodes:
- the SLC7A13 gene encoding solute carrier family 7 member 13 yields MQLLRAIGFFRGNILILSATIGAGIFVSPKGVLKYSSLNVAVSLSIWAACAVLTLISALSHAELGTTFPISGAQYYFLKRSLGSSVAFLNLWIKLFTHPLRLATESLLLSTYTIQPFYAGCPAPELPKRCLALAVLWSLGLLNAQGVQTVAWLQTVSTLAKMTVLCFICFTGIVLLGMGERENVARFENALDAELPDVSQIAEAFLQGLFAYSGTSILNSMAGEIKNPGKNIPKSLITGIPMVAVVYLLANVSYLAVLTPKEIVSADAVALTWTDKIIPSMQWVISFGISTSVFSTMCCTVLSASRMIYRASQEGQLPFIFSMLNKHSCPTMAVSQLIILTSIVIITSDLINLIRYSGLALWFLRGLHMIGLLKLRYQEPNLPRPYKVPLPFIFGSIAISLFLILTPLIKTPKMEHVYGLIFIFSGLLCYWIHVHLNQHSVSFVKVTCYLQLLFNVSPPEDHNEGISTEKSDLKEIFL; encoded by the exons ATGCAGCTCCTAAGGGCAATAGGATTCTTCCgaggaaacattttaattttaagcgCCACAATAGGGGCAGGAATCTTTGTGTCTCCAAAAGGGGTATTAAAATATTCCTCACTGAATGTGGCTGTCTCCCTGAGTATCTGGGCAGCTTGTGCGGTGCTGACTTTGATCTCCGCTCTCAGCCACGCAGAGCTGGGGACGACCTTCCCTATAAGTGGAGCACAGTATTATTTCCTCAAAAGATCTCTTGGATCCTCCGTTGCTTTCCTCAATCTTTGGATCAAACTATTTACTCATCCCTTAAGGCTAGCTACTGAAAGCTTGTTATTATCTACCTATACAATTCAGCCTTTCTACGCCGGGTGCCCAGCTCCAGAGCTACCAAAGAGGTGTCTAGCATTGGCTGTTTTGTGGTCTTTGGGACTCCTAAATGCTCAAGGGGTGCAAACGGTGGCTTGGCTTCAAACTGTCAGTACTTTGGCGAAGATGACTGTCCTCTGCTTCATTTGCTTCACTGGGATTGTGCTGTTAGGGATGGGGGAAAGGGAGAATGTGGCCAGGTTCGAGAACGCTTTGGACGCTGAGCTTCCTGACGTCTCACAGATTGCAGAAGCCTTCCTACAAGGATTGTTTGCGTACTCTGGCACGTCAATCCTGAACAGCATGGCAG GAGAGATAAAAAATCCTGGTAAGAACATCCCCAAATCTCTGATCACTGGCATTCCCATGGTGGCTGTGGTTTACTTACTGGCTAACGTATCCTACCTGGCAGTTTTGACTCCCAAGGAAATCGTCTCTGCAG ATGCTGTTGCTCTCACCTGGACGGACAAAATAATCCCTTCTATGCAATGGGTCATTTCttttggaatttcaacttcagtgTTTAGCACCATGTGCTGTACAGTGCTGTCAGCATCAAGGATGATCTACAGGGCAAGCCAAGAAGGACAACTGCCTTTCATCTTCTCAATGCTCAATAAGCACTCCTGTCCAACCATGGCTGTTAGCCAGTTAATCATCTTAACTTCCATTGTTATTATAACCTCAGATTTAATCAATTTAATAAGATATTCAGGATTAGCATTATGGTTTTTAAGAGGGCTACATATGATAGGTTTACTTAAACTAAGGTACCAGGAACCCAATCTACCTAGACCTTACAAG gTGCCTTTGCCATTTATATTTGGATCCATAGCTATatctttgtttctgattttgaCGCCATTGATTAAAACCCCTAAAATGGAGCATGTCTACGGGCTTATCTTTATATTCAGTGGACTCTTGTGTTACTGGATTCACGTTCATCTTAATCAACATTCTGTGAGTTTTGTCAAAGTCACCTGTTATTTACAATTACTGTTTAATGTTTCACCACCTGAAGACCACAATGAAGGCATTTCAACAgaaaaaagtgatcttaaagAAATCTTTTTGTAA